A window of Tatumella citrea genomic DNA:
GCCGATTGCAGACGGCATACTTGGGTTTGTAGGCGGAAATTTTGCCACACTGATTACCGGGCAACTGGGGCTGTTTTGATAGGTGACGAATGGCTCGCCTTCCAGTACCATAGCGCCCTCCCTGAATTTCATTGCTCTGCATTTATTTACCAGACCTCTTGTCTGGTCACCGTGCTATTGCCTGCAGAGCATGAATATCTTTTTACATGTTAAGAGAATCGAGCTAATTATTTATGCCTTTTACACTTGGTCAGCGCTGGATTAGTGATACAGAAAGTGAACTTGGACTGGGGACGGTCGTCGCTATCGATGCACGTATGGTCACTTTACTTTTTCCGGCAACTGGCGAAAACAGACTCTATGCCCGCAATGATTCTCCGATCACCCGCGTCATTTTTAACCCGGGCGATACCATTACCAGCCATGAAGGCTGGCAGCTAACCGTAGAAAACGTCACAGATAATGACGGGATAATGACTTACACCGGAGTGCGGACTGATACGCAGGAAACCGGTGTCAGCATGCGGGAAGTTATGCTCGACAGTAAACTGGTATTCAGTAAACCTCAGGACAGATTGTTTGCCGGTCAGCTTGACCGCATGGACCGTTTTGCTCTGCGTTTTCGTGCCCGTAAATATCAAAGTGCTCAGTACCGTCTGCCGGTTAGTGGATTACGTGGTATGCGCACCAATCTGATCCCACATCAGCTACATATCGCTCATGATGTTGGTCACCGGCACGCTCCCCGGGTATTACTGGCTGATGAAGTCGGACTGGGGAAAACCATTGAGGCAGGGATGATAATCCAGCAACAATTACTGGCAGGCCGTGCCGAACGTGTCCTGATTATTGTACCGGAAACCCTGCAACATCAGTGGCTGGTGGAGATGCTGCGTCGCTTCAATCTGCGTTTTGCGCTGTTTGATGACGAACGCTATACCGAAGCTCAGTTTGATACCAGCAATCCGTTCTACACCGAGCAACTGGTCATTTGCTCGCTGGATTTTGCCTGTAAAAATAAGCAGCGTCTGGAAGCGATGGCTGAAGCCGAATGGGATTTGCTGGTGGTGGATGAAGCCCATCACCTGGCCTGGAATGATGGTAAAGCCGGTCGTGAATATCTGGTGGTTGAAAAGCTGGCAGAAAATATTCCCGGAGTGTTGCTGCTGACAGCAACCCCTGAGCAGCTGGGAATGGAGAGCCACTTCGCCCGTCTGCGGTTGCTCGATCCTAACCGTTTCCATGATTATCAGCAATTTGTGGCAGAGCAACAGCAGTACCAACCGGTTGCTGATGCCGTTACCTCATTACTCGCCGATCATCCGGTCTCCGCAGAAGAAGTCGCAATGATCAATAATCTGATCAGCGATCAGGATATCGCCCCATTGATCGAAAAAGCCAACAGTCGCGATGAACAACGGCTGGAAGCTCGCAGGAAACTGGTGGCACTGTTGATGGATCGTCATGGTACCAGCCGTGTTCTGTTCCGTAATACCCGTCAGGGTGTGAAAGGCTTTCCGCAACGCCAGTTACAGCAATTCCGTCTGCCGTTACCTTCTCAGTACCAGACCGCGATCAAAGTATCCGGCATTATGGGCAGCCGTAAGAGCGCCGAAGAACGAGCCCGGGACATGCTCTATCCGGAGCAGATTTATCAGGAGTTTGAAGGTGACAGCGGAACCTGGTGGGCATTTGATCCACGCGTTGAGTGGCTGAGCAATTACTTACTGGAAAACCGCAAAGAGAAAGTGCTTGTTATCTGTGCTAAAGCCGCCACCGCGCTGCAACTTGAACAATATCTTCGTGAGCGCGA
This region includes:
- the rapA gene encoding RNA polymerase-associated protein RapA, whose product is MPFTLGQRWISDTESELGLGTVVAIDARMVTLLFPATGENRLYARNDSPITRVIFNPGDTITSHEGWQLTVENVTDNDGIMTYTGVRTDTQETGVSMREVMLDSKLVFSKPQDRLFAGQLDRMDRFALRFRARKYQSAQYRLPVSGLRGMRTNLIPHQLHIAHDVGHRHAPRVLLADEVGLGKTIEAGMIIQQQLLAGRAERVLIIVPETLQHQWLVEMLRRFNLRFALFDDERYTEAQFDTSNPFYTEQLVICSLDFACKNKQRLEAMAEAEWDLLVVDEAHHLAWNDGKAGREYLVVEKLAENIPGVLLLTATPEQLGMESHFARLRLLDPNRFHDYQQFVAEQQQYQPVADAVTSLLADHPVSAEEVAMINNLISDQDIAPLIEKANSRDEQRLEARRKLVALLMDRHGTSRVLFRNTRQGVKGFPQRQLQQFRLPLPSQYQTAIKVSGIMGSRKSAEERARDMLYPEQIYQEFEGDSGTWWAFDPRVEWLSNYLLENRKEKVLVICAKAATALQLEQYLREREGIRAAVFHEGLSIIERDKASAFFASREDGAQVLLCSEIGSEGRNFQFASRLVMFDLPFNPDLLEQRIGRLDRIGQQNDIQILVPWLENTAQAVLLRWFHEGLDAFEHTCPTGRTIYDNVHPQLLKYLASPEDTSGLDEFIADSRQQHESLKSQLEQGRDRLLELNSNGGEQAVELADAIAAQDNDTELVNFALNLFDIVGINQDDRSDNLIVLTPSDHMLVPDFPGLPEDGCTITFNREQALSREDTQFITWEHPLIRNGLDLILSGDTGSSAISLLKNKALPVGTLLVELMYVVEAQAPKHLQLTRFLPPTPLRLLLDKAGNNLATKVEFESFNRQLTAVNRHTGSKLVNAVQQDVYQILTRGEELVVSDAQGVIEQARRQADETLGAELDRLRALQAVNPNIRDDEVEALETNRREVTESLAQANWRLDALRLIVVTHQ